The Chitinophaga caeni genome segment TCCGCGAAGCAAGATCCCATTACCATTACCTTCTGACCATAGCTAATCTTTGGTTCTATCGATTTCACCGGGAATGTCAACCTGAATTTCATCTCTTGTATTCTAATAGCAATTTATATAAATATTGTAGCTGCCTGTGCTATTGCCCTTTCCAGTTCCCTGATATTTAAGTCTATAGCTTCTCCTTGTTCTTGTGCGAAAGTTAAAATATGCTCCGTGGCAATGTTGCCGACCAGGTCATCCTTCGCCATCGGGCAACCACCGTAGCCTTTAATCGTACTATCAAATCTACGGCAACCTTCCTGGTATGCCGCTGCAACTTTCTCACGCCACGCATCGGGTGTAGCGTGAAAATGCGCACCAAATTCTATATTGGGATATGCCGGGATCACGTGGCTGTATAAATAATGAATATCCCCTGCCTTCGCTACCCCAACGGTGTCTGCCAGGGAAATAATGCCGATGTTCAACTTTACCATCTCATCGATCCATTTCATCGCAATCTCTGCATCGTAAGGATCACCGTAGGGGTTTCCGAAACCCATTGATATATAAATAACCAGCTGTTTTTTATTCTTTAAACAAAGTTCCTGGATCGCCAAGACTTCTTCCATGGAAGCTTGAATCGTTTTGTTAGTATTCCGTAATTGAAAGGTCTCCGAAATGGAAAAAGGAAAACCGAGGTACTGTATCGCATCATGCATTACGGCAGTGGCCGCACCACGTAAATTGGCCACGATCGCCAAAAGCCTTGTTTTGGGTGAAGCCGATAGTAAATCAAGCCCCGCCAACACCTGCTCCGTATCTGCCATCTGCGGAATGGCTTTCGGGGAAACGAAACTTCCGAAGTCAATCGTATGAAAGCCTACTTTCAAAAGTGTATTGATATAATCAATCTTTTGCTGGGTACTAATCTGGTGATGCCAGCCTTGCATGGCATCACGCGGACATTCAACGAGTTGTAACATAGCCAATTATTTTTGCCTGATCCGCCCTAGCGCTACCGGTATTACCCTGCCAAATCCCGCTGTTTCATGGCTTCGTACAGGATCACCCCTGCTGCAACGGATACATTCAGTGATTCAAAGCTGTTTTTCATCGGTATTTGAAAAAGGGTATCCGCCGTTTTCAATAAAGCGGGATAAACACCTTTATCTTCGGAGCCCATAATGATGGCAACGGGTTCTTTCCATTCGCAATCATACAATTTTGTTTCGGCTTCCATCTCGCTGGCATATACTTGTATGCCATTCAAATGAAGGGTATCTACCGCTTTCATCAAGCTATTAACGCGGCAAACCGCAATCTTCTCCAATGCACCTGCGGAGGACTTGATTGCCTCCTCGTTCAGCGCTGCAATGCCTTTATCAGGTATAATGATCGCTTGCGCACCGCAACAAACGGCGCTACGGGCAATGGCCCCGATATTGCGCACATCGGTAATACCATCCAATATTAAAAACAGGGGGACTTCCCCGTTATCTACTACA includes the following:
- a CDS encoding hydroxymethylglutaryl-CoA lyase: MLQLVECPRDAMQGWHHQISTQQKIDYINTLLKVGFHTIDFGSFVSPKAIPQMADTEQVLAGLDLLSASPKTRLLAIVANLRGAATAVMHDAIQYLGFPFSISETFQLRNTNKTIQASMEEVLAIQELCLKNKKQLVIYISMGFGNPYGDPYDAEIAMKWIDEMVKLNIGIISLADTVGVAKAGDIHYLYSHVIPAYPNIEFGAHFHATPDAWREKVAAAYQEGCRRFDSTIKGYGGCPMAKDDLVGNIATEHILTFAQEQGEAIDLNIRELERAIAQAATIFI
- the rlmB gene encoding 23S rRNA (guanosine(2251)-2'-O)-methyltransferase RlmB, producing MNPSFRTHKKTSAPKPKQSSLVIGRQPLIEAIKSGKAIERIFLQRTATGDIIPQIKQLAQEKKIPVNLVPVEKLNSLTGANHQGIVAIAAIIQYLDLQDVISHVVDNGEVPLFLILDGITDVRNIGAIARSAVCCGAQAIIIPDKGIAALNEEAIKSSAGALEKIAVCRVNSLMKAVDTLHLNGIQVYASEMEAETKLYDCEWKEPVAIIMGSEDKGVYPALLKTADTLFQIPMKNSFESLNVSVAAGVILYEAMKQRDLAG